The Streptomyces hundungensis genome contains the following window.
CGTTCTTCACCGGAATGCTGGACAGCCTCTGCGGGGAGCGCGCCAAGGATGTGGGCGACCGACTGAGCCGCGACACGGGGGGACGGTACGACCCCGCGGATCTGTCGGCGGCGTCGGACATCGCGGCCAAGTGGACGGCCATCGGCAACATCTTGGAGAGCGGCCGCGCCGTGACCGTCAAGGGCCCGACAGGGCACGTGGGCGGAGCCATGAGCAAATTCAAGAACAAGGACGGCACCGGTTTCCATGTGATCGTGCTCCTGGCCACCGGGCAGGAGCAGGACGGACGCCGCTTCGTCCTGGGTTTCGACCCGGACGTCAGCGCCACGGCGGAGTCCCGGAAGGCGTGGGTCCCATTCGCCCTTGGGGGCGCCGGCACCGTGGCGAAGGTGTCGGCGTTCAGTGACGCGCGATGCACCCAGGTCATCAAGGCCATGGTCCTCGGCGACCAGCAGGACGGATTCGGCCCGCTGGTCCGCAAGTACTACGTCGACACGGCGGCAACCTTTCCGGCGATCGTGCGCGGCTAGCCGGTGGGGCGTGCGGCTTGTCCGGGCCGGCGTACTGGTGGTGATGGGCCCGCGGGGGGACGTACCCGCGCCAATGGCAACCGGGGCGCTTCCCCATCTGCCACATGCCGCCCGGAACGCTCCGCCCCGGTGCCCGCTCCCATGTCCAGGACCGTGGTCAGCGCGCCATGCGGTGACCTGGTCTAAGCCGTACCGGCAATACCGGCAAGGGAGTTGAAGAGCCGCACGATCTGTGGCACCGACTTCTTGAAGGCGCCGTTGTGGTCGACCTCTCCTTGGTCGGTCACAGGGGTTCTCTTCCCGTGCGCGGCCAGCTGTCGGGCGCAGCTCAGCGTGTTGCCGATCGGTACGTCCGTGTCGCCGCTCGCGGTGTAGAGCCGGACCGGCACATCGGGTTTCCAGTCGCAGGTGTGGTCGTTGTTCCGCGCTGCGTCGAACAGGGCGCCGCTGGGGTGCTGGAGCCGCGCGTAGAAGGCCGGCGTGAGCATCTCCTTCACGGTGCTGGGCAGCGCTGCGAGTACCTCTTCCGTGGTGTGGTGGGTGTCGAAAAGCCCCTCGACGACCTGGGCGTACGGCTCGCGAAAGGCGTTCCTCGTGTCGCCGTAAAGGGGGTGCAGCCGGTTCTGCGCAGTGAGCCAGTACGCCATGTACAGCACGCCGCTGGTGTCGTTCACCCGCCCGTCGAAGAGCGCGGGCATCTCCTGTCCCACGATGTCGTACGGGCCCGAGACCGGCGCGAGCGCCTTCAACCGGAAGTGTGCGTCGGCACCCTGGCTCAGTGCCCGGCCGAGCGCCATGGCGACCTGGCCGCCCTGCGAGAAGCCGGTCCCGTACACGTTCCCGGTCAGCGGGCGTCCCAGCTCACGGGCGGCGGTGCGGGTGGCCCGCAGCATGTCCAGCGATGCGGACACGGCGGAGGCGGTGTCCATGTACGGGTGGCGGCCGGGCCCCTTGCCGAGCCCCAGATAGTCGGGTGCGGCGACGGCCCGGCCGACCGAGGCGTGCAGATACGGCGAGAGCCGTCCGTCGTCCTCGCCGACGGAGGGCGCGTAGTCGCGGTCGACCATGGTGCCGTGGGTGTCCGCGACGACATCGAGCCGGGTGTGGCGGCCGTCCTCGGGCAACACGAGGAGGCCGGTGGCGGTGGTGGGGGTCCCTTGCGGGGTGATGGTACGGTACGTGATCCGGTAACCGCGTACGCCGTAACGAACCTCGGTGTTGTCGATGCCGGCCGACTTGAGGAAGTCGGAGACCTGGGATGGGGTGCGGGTGGATACGGCCTCGACCTGGATGAGGTCGCCCCGCTGGGAGGCGGGGCGGGCCTGCGCGAGGGGAGTGAAACTCCCAACTCCCGTGACCAGCAAGGCGGTTACCACTGCGATCCGAACGCTCGCTGTCTTCATTCCTTGACCGTAAGGCGCCGCCACGTCATGCGGACATCCGACAAACCCCCGCCCCCACCGGGGCCCTGCCCGCACCCGCGGAGGGGGCCTAGACCCCCTGCCACATTGAGCCAGCACGCGGGCGCGGCGGCTCTGGCAGCAGACTCGAAGAGTTGGCCACCGGCCCCCATCGAAGCGTCGGTCGGGGCCTCGCCACGGGGCCGGGGCGTTCAGCAGTCCCCTCCACGAGGAAGTCGGCAGCGAGGCCCGCCACCGCGCTCGAAGTCTGGGCTGCCTGAATCCTCGGCGCGTGGCCGAGGTTGGATGGCTTCATGGTGAGACGAAAGCGGGACGATAAGAGGCGATCGCCGTCGCCCTTCGGCGTGCCGAGCGGCATCGTCCTGTTCGCGACGCCGGAAGGCTGGCGCCACACTCTCCTCACCGAGGAAGGCGGGATGCACTGCGGGCGCCTCGCCAACGTTCCGTTCAACGCCGACCCGGCAGAGGCGCGGGCCGCCGCGGCGGCGATGGTGGTGGCCCTGGCTTACGACTTCCACAACTTACGTGTCGACGTGACCTGGGAGCCGGAGCCGCTGAGGGAACCCGAATCCTGGACCGCGCAGGTCACTGCTCTCTCGACTCCGCCGAACGCCTGAGGCAGAGCGGCAGGTTGGGAAGGGTGGCGTTTGCGATAGCGGCTGAGCCGACCATCGCGGGTATCGCGTAGCGCACGCGGCAGGGGCCCGTGATGGCCGTGATGGCCGTGATGGCCGGGACGGCCGGGACGGCCTGGGACCTGGGGCCGGGACCTGGGCCTTGGTGAGGCCCGGGCGAGCGCCGCCGGGTATCGGGGTGGATCCATATGACGCGGGTCGCGTTCGCTCCGGTCGACACTGCTGCCCACGTCCCCGTACCCCTTCGCGCAAGTACGCATGGGGGCTAGCCCCACCTTCAAGCGGGTGGTTGGCGGTATCCCGGGCTCGGACCTTGATCGAAATACTGGGCTCACATCAGGTCCTCCCCGTCAGAGACAGGAGTATTTCGTGTACGAGCTCCCGCACGCCGCCAACGCTTCACGTTCGTCCAGGGGAAGCGGCCGCCCGCGAGGGGAGCGCAGACTGCGGGCCGCTGCCGTCGGGTTGGTCGCCACGGTGGTGATGAGTGCCGGTCTCGTCCCGCCGGCCTCGGCTGCCGGTACCGCGAACGCCTCGGCGGGGCGGGACGGGCACGCGGCCACCCGGGCGGCCCTGGAGTCGGTGGTCCGCGACGGGGTGCCCGGTGGGCACGTTCTCGCCGAGCTGGGGAACGACACCTGGGCGGGACGCGCGGGGACCGCGGACCTGACGTCCGGCCGCAAGCCGCGGGCCGACGACCGCTTCCGAATCGGCTCGATCACCAAGACGTTCGTGGCGACGGTGATGCTCCAGCTGGAGGAGGAGGGGAGGCTGAGCCTGGACGACACGGTGGACCACTGGCTGCCGGGCCTGGTGCGGGGCAATGGGCACGACGGCAAGAAGATCAACATACGCCAGCTCCTCAATCACACCAGCGGGATATACAGCTACACCGACGACAAGGACTTCAAGCGCAAGGAGTTCGGCACCGACTTCCTCGAGCACCGCTACGACACCTGGACACCTCGCCAGATCGTCCAGCTGGCCATGACGCACGAGCCCGTTTTCGCCCCGACCGACGACGTCGACAAGTGGAGCTACAGCGACACCAATTACGTCATCGCCTCCATGGTGATCCAGAAGGCCACCGGACACTCGT
Protein-coding sequences here:
- a CDS encoding alpha/beta hydrolase; its protein translation is MKTASVRIAVVTALLVTGVGSFTPLAQARPASQRGDLIQVEAVSTRTPSQVSDFLKSAGIDNTEVRYGVRGYRITYRTITPQGTPTTATGLLVLPEDGRHTRLDVVADTHGTMVDRDYAPSVGEDDGRLSPYLHASVGRAVAAPDYLGLGKGPGRHPYMDTASAVSASLDMLRATRTAARELGRPLTGNVYGTGFSQGGQVAMALGRALSQGADAHFRLKALAPVSGPYDIVGQEMPALFDGRVNDTSGVLYMAYWLTAQNRLHPLYGDTRNAFREPYAQVVEGLFDTHHTTEEVLAALPSTVKEMLTPAFYARLQHPSGALFDAARNNDHTCDWKPDVPVRLYTASGDTDVPIGNTLSCARQLAAHGKRTPVTDQGEVDHNGAFKKSVPQIVRLFNSLAGIAGTA
- a CDS encoding serine hydrolase domain-containing protein; protein product: MSAGLVPPASAAGTANASAGRDGHAATRAALESVVRDGVPGGHVLAELGNDTWAGRAGTADLTSGRKPRADDRFRIGSITKTFVATVMLQLEEEGRLSLDDTVDHWLPGLVRGNGHDGKKINIRQLLNHTSGIYSYTDDKDFKRKEFGTDFLEHRYDTWTPRQIVQLAMTHEPVFAPTDDVDKWSYSDTNYVIASMVIQKATGHSYAHEIEQRILRPLHLDSTTVPGTRARVAGPSGRAYSKLTGELAGPGAPNSTTYDVTELNPSFAGAAGEMISNNHDLNRFYRALFSGRLLKAPQLKEMMTTVSVKDLPNFSYGLGLMKMTLSCGTEVWGHNGGIQGSISQSMATADGKHVLSLNFNGDWNVHEQRVVDAEFCGS